The following DNA comes from Natranaeroarchaeum aerophilus.
GCGGTCGAAGAGCCGACGGTCGACGAGATTGCACAGGCCGTCCAGCAGGTCGGCTACGACGCCAAAATCGAACGCGACGTTGCGTATCCACGGAACCACTACACGCCGCGCGGTCGCGTGCTTGTAAAGGACAGTGAGGATTCGAAAAACGACGTCGTTCAGGCCGTCGCGGCGTACGTCTCGACGATGCGTAACTGATGCAAAGACTTGGCACCGTCGATCGAACGGCACAGGGGCTCGCAATCGCGCGTGTTTCGGGCGAGTACGAGCCCGC
Coding sequences within:
- the srp19 gene encoding signal recognition particle subunit SRP19; protein product: MVENVIWPAYLDAELSRSKGRRVPQDLAVEEPTVDEIAQAVQQVGYDAKIERDVAYPRNHYTPRGRVLVKDSEDSKNDVVQAVAAYVSTMRN